In Spiroplasma sp. SV19, one DNA window encodes the following:
- a CDS encoding fructose-specific PTS transporter subunit EIIC, producing MDKDNKKIKIVAITACAAGVAHTYMAADGLKKAAVEKGYEIYVETQGTIGAENALTLEQIAEAEVVIIAADVKIDLSRFNGKRVFKTGVNAAIKNPRELIIQALAAATIYGAKGTKTGVVTFGTTKKRGVLSHLMTGISWMIPMTIAAGILMAIANLCAFQTEYVDNYGDYGQNWVLSTRKLPQFLMDVGALGFKLMIPLFAGFVAYSIADKPGVVPAMIAGWIINDNKMLGINVIVGTTNSPIEPGAGFIGAIIVGLISGYSVQLLKIIRWPKVLQPIEPLMIIPILGVFIMATLVKFVIGAPIAGWVLAMFDGLNNLQNKFQSTGIIIALVVAIMISFDLGGPLNKTALVFGTVIFYQTLAQAMAEGKTFWDANFIPGTAAQAAISVPPLGMWLSTIIFKNRYPKNQRIMGKAAFGTGMVGITEGAIPFAAADPIRIIPANVIGSAVAGVLVTVWNVKFAAGLGSPLGTFLGYIQQNSAPHWPMAWILAILIGVVITAVIAGLLKPRIKGEEAELLKTEKLARKLAVKNGWHNVKLFFTKPKLAWQKFKGWWKQLWRIRAQNAKEYWNWIGTNIKNYFVGWGQSLKQGWLSFTNLFKSKKHKKKNSAIPITKDNEKAE from the coding sequence ATGGATAAAGATAATAAAAAAATTAAGATTGTGGCAATTACAGCTTGTGCTGCTGGAGTTGCGCACACTTATATGGCTGCTGATGGTTTGAAAAAAGCAGCAGTTGAAAAGGGCTATGAAATTTATGTCGAAACGCAAGGCACAATTGGTGCTGAAAATGCTTTAACCTTAGAACAAATTGCGGAAGCCGAGGTTGTTATTATTGCTGCTGATGTCAAGATTGATTTATCTCGTTTTAATGGAAAACGCGTTTTCAAAACCGGTGTTAACGCAGCGATTAAAAATCCGAGGGAATTAATTATTCAAGCATTAGCAGCAGCGACTATTTATGGCGCGAAAGGAACAAAAACAGGGGTTGTTACATTTGGGACAACCAAAAAACGAGGTGTTTTATCGCACTTAATGACGGGAATTTCTTGGATGATTCCAATGACAATTGCGGCAGGGATTTTAATGGCGATTGCAAATTTATGTGCTTTTCAAACTGAGTATGTTGATAATTATGGTGATTATGGACAGAATTGAGTTTTATCAACTCGTAAATTACCACAATTTTTAATGGATGTTGGCGCATTAGGATTTAAATTAATGATTCCATTATTTGCTGGATTTGTTGCTTATTCAATTGCAGATAAACCAGGAGTAGTTCCAGCAATGATTGCTGGTTGAATTATTAATGATAACAAAATGTTAGGAATTAATGTCATCGTAGGAACCACTAATTCGCCAATTGAGCCAGGAGCTGGTTTTATTGGGGCAATTATTGTTGGATTAATTAGTGGTTATTCGGTGCAATTATTAAAAATTATTCGTTGGCCAAAAGTTTTACAACCAATTGAGCCATTAATGATTATTCCAATTTTAGGAGTCTTTATTATGGCAACATTAGTTAAATTTGTAATTGGGGCTCCAATTGCAGGTTGAGTATTAGCAATGTTTGATGGGTTAAATAATCTTCAAAATAAATTTCAATCAACTGGCATTATTATTGCTTTAGTTGTCGCGATTATGATTTCGTTTGATCTTGGTGGACCATTGAATAAAACAGCGTTAGTATTTGGAACAGTTATTTTTTATCAGACATTAGCACAGGCAATGGCAGAAGGAAAAACATTTTGAGATGCCAACTTTATTCCGGGAACCGCAGCGCAAGCAGCGATTTCAGTCCCACCATTAGGAATGTGACTATCAACAATTATTTTCAAAAATCGTTACCCAAAAAATCAACGAATTATGGGGAAAGCTGCTTTTGGAACAGGAATGGTTGGAATTACTGAAGGGGCTATTCCGTTTGCTGCTGCTGATCCAATTCGAATTATTCCAGCTAATGTTATTGGTTCTGCTGTTGCCGGAGTTTTAGTAACAGTATGGAATGTAAAATTTGCGGCAGGATTAGGATCACCATTAGGAACATTTTTGGGTTATATTCAACAGAATTCAGCACCACATTGGCCGATGGCATGAATTCTCGCAATTTTGATTGGAGTAGTTATTACAGCTGTTATTGCTGGCTTGCTAAAACCAAGAATTAAAGGTGAAGAAGCAGAGTTATTAAAAACTGAAAAACTAGCCCGTAAACTTGCTGTTAAAAATGGTTGGCATAATGTTAAATTATTTTTTACAAAACCTAAACTTGCTTGGCAAAAGTTTAAAGGTTGGTGAAAACAATTGTGACGAATTCGTGCTCAAAATGCAAAAGAATATTGAAACTGAATTGGGACAAATATTAAAAACTATTTTGTTGGATGAGGGCAGTCGTTGAAACAAGGGTGACTTTCTTTTACTAATCTTTTTAAAAGTAAAAAACATAAGAAAAAAAATTCAGCAATACCAATTACAAAAGACAATGAGAAAGCAGAGTAA
- a CDS encoding glycosyl hydrolase-related protein, with the protein MKKWKIMVVPHTHWDKEWYFTKQDSDVILCSNIEQYLTLYQANKNCFSFTYDGQTSIIDDYLTYHSHEVNSLLWESLAKKKLIIGPWYTQPDLFNSTSESIVRNLLLGINVAKRYRADYLRVGYVPDSFGHNGQMPQIFQQFGLEHFVYWRGAHSNDLLNSVVHWWEGIDGTKILAYNFYFGYWVMGSFFPYQNLTLTNLRKQAKNFLQNFTDILNTLKQKLGGVTNNLLIPFGGDQAPVTKLLQEFINELNDVDNEHEWILSDYDQYFATTKFNRLVTVNGELKTPAFARIHKTIASQRVDLKIKTKQLEYNLYNKLEPLATFFYLQTNVYQHEIIERVLKLLTTSQAHDSLGGCNSDMTNADIKNRLAQANDLVESLTTKLLKVMAHQFQLSDEEFIIFNPQLNACQVKNNFEVTLFSKKQYFEIIDQNQQPVNFIVTKQKHHQGGQNVIATKNGEINVALDSFFETKIIMLDLKISLFTFAKFKLVTTNSKNNCLQPSKEIKTKRWEIKINQNGTLDIYDQKFQIHYQNQFLLVADHDCGDSYDYSPSKNNSLSINEFVTSTAEINTQQDYYFLTLENKYLVSVKENNKKQEQTFRLDFEINNTDEIKVKIKTKNIGTEIRWRIKNEIPFLTTHSYANQAYSTIQRPTQLTADLKVWQHEHWKEKPVAIETNESFVYLQHNKIKTGYLTCGNNEYEVTNQAKGVALWITLFRSVPVLGRDELINRPGRASGVSEITVFTNDARLLTDLSFQMVWFSTTNQEIWNRAEIMNTPTIFYQNQKLNSIFHHADHFLIADLNTFTFKKQKQVLPFFNYDNFTIKAIKKHETRQTIVVRGFNNSDNNIVLNFAKIANANVQVNVLNLLEDVIVENITADTLTKYQIRTYEIIIKKEGN; encoded by the coding sequence ATGAAGAAATGAAAAATTATGGTTGTTCCCCACACCCATTGGGACAAAGAATGATATTTTACAAAACAAGACTCTGATGTCATTCTTTGCTCAAATATAGAACAATATCTAACTTTATATCAGGCCAATAAAAATTGTTTTAGTTTTACCTATGATGGTCAAACATCAATTATTGATGATTATCTCACTTATCATAGTCACGAAGTTAATTCGTTGCTATGAGAAAGTTTAGCAAAGAAAAAATTAATTATTGGTCCATGGTATACGCAACCAGATTTATTTAATTCAACATCAGAATCAATTGTCCGAAATTTGTTATTAGGAATTAATGTTGCAAAAAGATATCGGGCTGATTATTTACGAGTTGGTTATGTTCCTGATTCTTTTGGGCATAATGGTCAGATGCCGCAAATTTTTCAACAATTTGGGTTGGAACATTTTGTTTATTGACGAGGAGCGCACAGTAATGATTTATTAAATTCTGTAGTACATTGATGAGAAGGAATTGATGGGACAAAAATATTAGCCTATAACTTTTATTTTGGATATTGGGTTATGGGTAGTTTTTTTCCATATCAAAATTTAACATTGACAAATTTACGTAAGCAAGCAAAAAATTTTTTACAAAATTTTACTGATATTCTTAATACTTTAAAACAAAAACTTGGTGGAGTAACAAATAATTTGTTAATTCCTTTTGGTGGTGATCAAGCACCAGTAACAAAATTATTGCAAGAATTCATAAATGAATTAAATGATGTTGATAATGAACATGAATGAATATTATCTGATTATGATCAGTATTTTGCAACAACAAAATTTAATAGATTAGTAACAGTTAATGGTGAATTAAAGACACCAGCTTTTGCAAGAATTCATAAAACAATTGCTTCACAACGAGTTGATTTAAAAATTAAAACTAAACAATTAGAATATAATTTATATAATAAGTTAGAACCCTTGGCAACATTTTTTTATTTGCAAACAAATGTTTATCAACATGAAATTATTGAACGAGTTCTAAAATTGTTAACAACTTCACAAGCCCATGATTCTTTGGGAGGATGTAACAGTGATATGACCAATGCGGATATTAAAAACCGTCTTGCTCAAGCTAATGATTTAGTTGAAAGCTTAACAACAAAATTGCTAAAGGTAATGGCGCATCAGTTTCAACTAAGCGATGAAGAATTTATTATTTTTAATCCACAATTAAATGCGTGTCAAGTTAAAAATAATTTTGAGGTAACATTATTTAGCAAAAAACAATATTTCGAAATTATTGATCAAAATCAACAGCCCGTTAATTTTATTGTTACAAAACAAAAACATCATCAAGGTGGGCAAAATGTTATTGCAACAAAGAATGGGGAAATAAATGTTGCCTTAGATAGTTTTTTTGAAACAAAAATTATTATGTTAGACTTAAAGATTTCGTTATTTACTTTTGCCAAATTTAAACTAGTTACTACTAATAGTAAAAATAATTGCTTACAGCCAAGTAAGGAGATTAAAACAAAACGGTGAGAAATTAAAATTAATCAAAATGGAACGTTAGATATTTATGATCAAAAATTTCAGATTCATTATCAAAATCAATTCTTATTAGTTGCTGATCATGACTGTGGTGACTCCTATGATTATTCACCTTCAAAAAATAATTCGTTATCTATTAATGAATTTGTTACTTCAACTGCTGAGATTAATACACAACAGGATTATTATTTTCTAACATTAGAAAATAAATATTTAGTATCAGTTAAAGAAAATAACAAAAAACAAGAACAAACTTTTAGATTAGATTTTGAAATTAATAATACTGATGAAATCAAAGTTAAGATTAAGACAAAAAATATTGGAACTGAAATTAGATGACGGATTAAAAATGAAATACCATTTTTAACAACACATTCTTATGCTAATCAAGCATATAGTACGATACAACGACCAACGCAATTAACAGCAGATTTAAAAGTTTGACAACACGAACATTGAAAAGAAAAGCCAGTGGCAATTGAAACTAATGAGTCATTTGTTTATTTACAACATAACAAAATTAAAACAGGTTATCTTACTTGTGGCAATAATGAATATGAAGTCACTAACCAAGCAAAAGGGGTTGCTTTATGAATTACATTATTTCGTTCTGTTCCTGTTTTGGGACGAGATGAATTAATTAATCGCCCTGGTCGTGCATCGGGAGTGAGTGAGATAACGGTTTTTACTAATGATGCACGATTATTAACAGATTTAAGTTTCCAAATGGTTTGGTTTTCAACAACTAATCAAGAAATCTGAAATCGGGCTGAAATAATGAATACACCAACCATTTTTTATCAAAATCAAAAGTTAAATTCAATTTTTCATCATGCTGATCATTTTTTAATTGCTGATTTAAATACTTTTACATTTAAAAAGCAAAAACAAGTTTTGCCATTTTTTAATTATGACAATTTTACAATTAAAGCAATTAAAAAACATGAGACACGCCAAACAATTGTTGTGCGGGGGTTTAATAATAGTGACAATAATATTGTGTTAAATTTTGCAAAGATAGCTAATGCAAATGTACAAGTCAATGTTCTTAACTTATTAGAAGATGTTATCGTTGAAAATATTACAGCCGATACATTAACTAAATATCAAATTAGAACTTATGAAATTATCATTAAGAAAGAAGGAAACTAA
- a CDS encoding PTS sugar transporter subunit IIA — translation MNQKLFNINHIYLNVASTTKKDAFNFIAASFVENDVSLNFKKCYKGLIHREKEGSTGFNDGIAIPHAKVKEIIQPGIFVYQFAEPIAWNSIDGSKVKVAIGLAIPDVSSGVEHIKMLSSVARKLIDDDFRKNLFNATTKEAILTLVNEIEII, via the coding sequence ATGAATCAAAAACTATTTAATATTAATCATATTTATTTAAATGTTGCTAGTACAACAAAAAAAGACGCTTTTAATTTTATTGCAGCTTCTTTTGTTGAAAATGATGTTAGTTTAAATTTTAAAAAATGTTATAAAGGATTAATTCATCGCGAAAAAGAAGGATCAACAGGATTTAATGATGGGATTGCAATCCCACATGCTAAAGTAAAAGAAATTATTCAACCAGGGATTTTTGTTTATCAATTTGCAGAGCCAATTGCTTGGAATTCAATTGATGGTTCAAAAGTAAAGGTCGCAATTGGTTTGGCAATTCCTGATGTGAGTTCAGGAGTAGAACATATTAAAATGCTTTCTTCTGTGGCGCGAAAATTAATAGATGATGATTTTCGTAAAAATTTATTTAATGCAACAACAAAAGAAGCCATCTTAACATTAGTTAATGAAATTGAAATTATTTAA
- a CDS encoding ROK family protein — protein MNLVFDIGGLSTKYILFDQKKMIILQDKFIYGGLINHKTIEKIITQIYYKIIGDYHVKNIAISSLGVINTVTGEISGLGAIKDYHLVNWKTFFKNKNVNVYLENDANCAGLYEISVDSTLVNAMLFIVGTGLGGAIIINRELFKGSHFQAGEFGCGLEFIQNNEYYNTSTQSSTYSIVNRFTQKGGAAQTGQDIFSLYEIDDRAKNSIDEMIYYLAKTIVNNAFTLDPDTIIIGGAVSENKLFFRLLNQQVAVVMLKSGMKQHFIIRTCTKNNDANLYGALTLIK, from the coding sequence ATGAATTTAGTGTTTGATATTGGTGGCTTAAGTACAAAATATATTCTGTTTGATCAAAAGAAAATGATAATTTTACAAGATAAATTTATTTATGGTGGTTTAATTAATCATAAAACAATTGAAAAAATTATTACACAAATTTACTATAAAATAATTGGAGACTATCACGTTAAAAATATTGCAATATCTTCCTTAGGTGTTATTAATACTGTTACAGGAGAGATATCAGGATTGGGAGCAATTAAAGATTATCATTTAGTAAATTGAAAAACATTTTTTAAAAATAAGAATGTTAATGTTTATTTAGAAAATGATGCTAATTGTGCTGGTTTATATGAAATTAGTGTTGATTCTACTTTAGTAAATGCAATGCTATTTATTGTTGGAACTGGTTTGGGGGGAGCCATCATTATTAATCGTGAACTATTTAAGGGGAGTCATTTTCAGGCGGGTGAATTTGGTTGTGGTTTAGAATTTATTCAAAATAATGAATATTATAATACTTCAACACAAAGCTCAACATATTCAATTGTTAACCGCTTTACTCAAAAAGGGGGGGCAGCACAAACTGGCCAAGATATTTTTTCTTTATATGAAATTGATGATAGGGCAAAAAATAGTATTGATGAAATGATTTATTATTTGGCAAAAACAATTGTTAATAATGCTTTTACATTGGACCCAGATACTATTATTATTGGTGGGGCCGTATCAGAAAACAAATTGTTTTTTAGACTATTAAATCAGCAAGTAGCAGTGGTAATGCTAAAATCAGGAATGAAACAACATTTTATTATTAGAACGTGTACTAAAAATAATGATGCCAATTTGTATGGTGCTTTAACATTAATTAAATAA
- the rplK gene encoding 50S ribosomal protein L11 → MAKITRIAKLEFQAGQAKPGPELASLGINMPQFCTQFNDATKDRMGDVVPVVITAFDDKSFKFELKTTPAAVLLKKAAKIQKGSAKAKDEKVATISVDEVRKIAEYKLVDLNANDVEAAMNIIEGTARNMGIVVEGMPSKKEKN, encoded by the coding sequence GTGGCAAAGATTACTAGAATTGCAAAATTAGAATTTCAAGCTGGACAAGCAAAACCGGGGCCAGAGTTAGCTTCATTAGGAATTAACATGCCGCAGTTTTGTACCCAGTTTAACGATGCAACAAAAGACCGTATGGGTGATGTTGTACCAGTTGTTATTACAGCATTTGATGATAAATCATTTAAATTTGAATTAAAAACTACTCCCGCAGCAGTCTTATTAAAGAAAGCTGCTAAAATCCAAAAAGGATCAGCAAAGGCAAAGGACGAAAAAGTTGCAACTATTTCAGTGGATGAAGTTCGTAAAATTGCGGAATATAAGTTGGTTGACTTAAACGCAAATGATGTTGAAGCGGCAATGAATATTATTGAAGGAACTGCCCGTAATATGGGAATTGTTGTTGAAGGTATGCCAAGTAAGAAGGAGAAAAACTAA
- the rplA gene encoding 50S ribosomal protein L1 — MAKFGKKYNKAVELVEKNKVYPITEAIELAKKTATTKFDSTVEVAFNLNVDPRHADQQIRGAVVLPKGTGKTQRILVLTNSKEADAKAAGADFVGGKDLIEKIQKENWFDYDVIIATPDIMAELGKIGKLLGPKGLMPNPKTGTVTPDVTKAIDDVKKGKVEYRVDKNGNIHSIIGKASFKAEDLKANYDVIYETIRKAKPAAVKGAYIKNIAVTTTMGPGIKVLIEL; from the coding sequence ATGGCAAAATTTGGGAAAAAATATAATAAAGCTGTTGAATTAGTAGAAAAAAACAAAGTTTATCCAATTACTGAAGCAATTGAATTGGCAAAGAAAACCGCAACAACAAAATTTGATTCAACAGTGGAAGTTGCATTTAATTTAAATGTTGATCCACGTCATGCTGACCAACAAATTAGAGGAGCTGTTGTTTTACCAAAAGGAACGGGAAAGACACAACGAATTTTAGTCTTAACAAATAGCAAGGAAGCTGATGCAAAAGCAGCAGGAGCAGATTTTGTTGGAGGAAAAGATTTAATTGAAAAAATTCAAAAAGAAAATTGATTTGATTATGATGTAATTATTGCAACACCAGATATTATGGCTGAATTAGGAAAAATTGGGAAATTATTAGGACCAAAAGGTTTAATGCCGAATCCTAAAACAGGAACTGTTACACCTGATGTTACAAAAGCAATTGATGATGTTAAAAAAGGAAAAGTTGAATATCGTGTTGATAAAAATGGAAACATACATTCAATTATTGGAAAAGCATCATTCAAAGCAGAAGATTTAAAAGCTAATTATGATGTAATTTATGAAACAATTCGTAAGGCAAAACCAGCTGCTGTTAAAGGAGCATATATTAAAAATATTGCTGTTACAACAACAATGGGACCAGGCATTAAAGTTTTAATTGAATTATAA
- a CDS encoding AEC family transporter: MHLYLQADVGKAVIDTLKAWGFWSAIIATMFVIFLGWFLTKRGTFKKDWEAVLIKIVMVVGLPSLAFNGFMADTTVEQVKTQAAILLVGFLFYIILGIVAKYFYIKYDQDVRDTLAMCTVFASTTFFGIPVVTALFGAGKAALPANVFNIPYRVFLYSLGFIVMSKPVTGQLAAVGQTVSETVIDAKVDPTGYAQVKAEMRAKKMATVKANLKQIFVNPILIATIIGFIFWVTQLIPGIAVVPDQNAIGSGKLFSPLWLDNTFPPLFKITKTLEGVCTPLAWLAIGMTLAKGKIREAMQDKKVWYGMMMKVILAPVVGLVLAVIFAVIGKQTGAWKLDSIGLAVIVIMLAAPSASVIVAYSIGYNKWPMLTSNLTLVSTLFSIISLPFWVIITTAIGATSLFTY; this comes from the coding sequence ATGCATTTATATTTACAAGCGGATGTTGGAAAAGCGGTTATTGATACTTTAAAAGCATGAGGGTTTTGAAGTGCAATTATTGCGACAATGTTTGTGATTTTTTTGGGTTGATTTTTAACAAAACGGGGAACTTTTAAAAAGGACTGAGAAGCAGTTTTAATTAAAATTGTCATGGTTGTAGGGTTACCGTCTTTAGCATTTAATGGCTTTATGGCTGATACAACTGTTGAACAAGTTAAAACACAAGCAGCAATTTTATTAGTTGGATTTTTATTCTATATTATTTTGGGAATTGTTGCAAAATACTTTTACATTAAGTATGACCAAGATGTTAGAGATACATTAGCAATGTGTACTGTTTTTGCCTCAACTACTTTCTTCGGAATTCCAGTTGTGACTGCTTTATTTGGAGCAGGGAAAGCAGCTTTGCCAGCTAATGTCTTTAATATTCCGTATCGAGTATTCTTATATTCATTAGGATTTATTGTAATGAGTAAACCAGTAACAGGGCAGTTAGCAGCTGTTGGACAGACCGTGTCAGAAACGGTTATTGATGCAAAAGTGGATCCAACTGGTTATGCACAAGTAAAAGCTGAAATGCGTGCTAAAAAAATGGCAACAGTTAAAGCAAACTTAAAACAAATTTTTGTTAATCCAATTTTAATTGCAACAATTATTGGATTTATCTTTTGAGTAACACAGTTGATTCCAGGAATTGCAGTGGTTCCAGATCAAAATGCAATTGGTAGCGGAAAATTATTTTCACCATTATGATTAGATAATACTTTCCCACCATTATTTAAAATAACAAAAACATTAGAAGGAGTCTGTACCCCATTAGCTTGATTAGCAATTGGAATGACATTAGCGAAAGGAAAAATCCGTGAAGCAATGCAAGACAAAAAAGTGTGGTATGGAATGATGATGAAAGTTATTTTAGCACCAGTTGTTGGATTGGTATTAGCAGTTATCTTTGCTGTAATTGGAAAACAAACTGGAGCATGAAAATTAGATTCAATTGGGTTAGCGGTTATTGTTATTATGTTAGCAGCACCATCAGCTTCGGTCATTGTTGCATATTCAATTGGTTATAATAAATGACCAATGTTAACAAGTAACTTAACATTAGTTTCAACTTTATTTTCAATTATTTCGTTACCATTCTGAGTAATTATTACAACAGCAATTGGGGCGACTTCATTATTTACATATTAG
- a CDS encoding NAD(P)-dependent oxidoreductase, whose translation MSAKIKMVCYGVRKTERPLFEQLNEKYGYELTLIEEYLTKDNIVTAKGHDAVMVRANCDCYEENLLKMQEYGVKYLLTRTVGYNHIDLTKAHELGFKMAYVPGYSPNAVSELAVAMGNALLRNLFYMANNESNTNFKVDDFMFTKEIRNSTIGIIGTGRIGFEAAKAWHGMGAKVLGHDIYENDAAKTILTYTDLDTLIKESDLISLHCPYIKDQNHHLVNKEFLAKMKPGSVLINAARGQLMDSEAVYEAVKSNHLKGVGLDVLENEGDVFFKDFKGEKTPDDITNKLLTLYPRVIITPHVGSYTDEAVKNMIETTYENLKEILTNGETKNKI comes from the coding sequence ATGAGTGCAAAAATTAAAATGGTTTGTTATGGAGTTCGTAAAACTGAACGACCACTTTTTGAACAGTTAAATGAAAAGTACGGCTATGAATTGACTTTAATTGAAGAATATTTAACAAAAGATAATATTGTAACAGCGAAAGGTCATGATGCTGTCATGGTGCGCGCTAATTGTGATTGTTATGAAGAAAACTTATTAAAAATGCAAGAATATGGTGTTAAATATTTATTAACAAGAACAGTTGGATATAATCATATCGATTTAACAAAAGCTCATGAATTAGGTTTTAAAATGGCCTATGTTCCAGGTTATTCACCTAATGCTGTAAGTGAACTAGCGGTTGCAATGGGGAATGCGTTATTACGAAATTTATTTTATATGGCAAATAATGAAAGTAATACTAATTTTAAAGTTGATGATTTTATGTTTACAAAAGAAATTCGTAATTCAACAATTGGAATTATTGGGACAGGACGGATTGGTTTTGAAGCAGCAAAAGCATGGCATGGCATGGGTGCAAAAGTTTTAGGTCATGATATTTATGAAAATGATGCAGCAAAAACAATTTTAACTTATACGGATTTAGACACCTTAATTAAGGAATCTGATTTAATTTCATTGCATTGTCCATATATTAAAGATCAAAATCATCATTTAGTTAACAAAGAATTTTTAGCAAAAATGAAACCAGGGTCAGTTTTAATTAATGCGGCACGAGGTCAATTAATGGATAGTGAAGCTGTTTATGAAGCAGTAAAATCAAATCATTTAAAAGGGGTTGGGTTAGATGTTTTAGAAAATGAAGGTGATGTTTTCTTTAAAGATTTTAAAGGTGAAAAAACACCAGATGACATTACTAATAAACTGTTAACTTTATATCCACGTGTAATTATTACACCGCATGTTGGTTCATATACTGATGAAGCGGTCAAAAACATGATTGAAACAACATATGAAAATTTAAAAGAAATTTTAACAAATGGTGAAACAAAAAATAAAATTTAA